In the genome of Rhodamnia argentea isolate NSW1041297 chromosome 3, ASM2092103v1, whole genome shotgun sequence, one region contains:
- the LOC115748033 gene encoding rop guanine nucleotide exchange factor 14 — translation MILMRRRLACCSRDREVSLDFDEQEKIMTYNGLESCILNSHSCESESRTSRGDGCPTDSLDEDDSSFSSSKDGFGSFSSKWLSMKRDDQEVDEWAVPDRPQHFRVKEKPAYAIQFSDVETMKEKFAKLLLGEDVTGGRNGHSTALALSNAITNLAASIFGELWKLEPLLEERKSKWRREMDWLVSPTNYMVELVPAKQNGANGHTLEIMTPKARADIHVNLPALQKLDSMLIETLDSMVNTEFWYVEGGSRAEGRNKSERQSKRWWLPSPQVPSTGISDNGRKKLICQGRLVHQVLKAAKAINENVLFEMPVSTIIRDALPKSGKASLGDDLYKVLSAETTSTEDIFRSLSLKSEHDALECINRLEAAALAWKEKIAEQVNGKSPTRTSWSFIKDPISELDKIEWSLDRAESLIQVLKTKYPNLPNTFLEVTKIQYGKDVGHSILEAYSRALRNVAFSILSRIQDILQEDSLSNPNSPAVSPCFSGLNFAGVPDSPVISHRVRHSLINQMNTAEARHSDSSAVGTSDLEASFSERKTSSFTGTPGRNRVWCIRREACSTVSPMSSP, via the exons ATGATACTGATGAGGAGACGACTGGCTTGCTGCTCTCGAGACAGAGAAGTTAGCCTCGACTTCGATGAACAAGAGA AGATAATGACCTACAATGGCCTCGAGAGTTGCATACTCAACAGTCACTCCTGTGAAAGCGAGAGCCGAACAAGCAGGGGAGATGGATGTCCAACTGACTCTTTGGATGAAGATGATTCAAGTTTTTCTTCCAGTAAAGATGGTTTTGGATCGTTCTCCTCAAAATGGTTATCAATGAAAAGGGACGATCAAGAAGTGGATGAATGGGCAGTCCCTGACCGTCCCCAGCACTTTCGTGTGAAGGAAAAGCCAGCTTATGCTATCCAGTTTTCCGATGTGGAGACAATGAAGGAAAAGTTTGCAAAGCTGTTACTGGGAGAAGATGTTACTGGAGGTCGCAATGGCCATAGCACAGCTCTTGCCTTGTCCAATGCAATCACAAATCTGGCAG CATCGATTTTTGGGGAGCTGTGGAAGCTGGAACCACTGTTGGAAGAAAGGAAGAGCAAATGGCGGAGAGAAATGGATTGGTTGGTGTCCCCTACTAACTATATGGTTGAGTTGGTCCCAGCCAAGCAAAATGGTGCCAATGGCCACACTTTGGAG ATAATGACCCCCAAAGCCCGTGCAGACATCCATGTCAATCTTCCAGCACTTCAAAAGTTGGACTCTATGCTTATT GAAACACTTGATTCCATGGTAAATACTGAGTTCTGGTATGTAGAAGGAGGTAGTCGAGCAGAAGGAAGGAACAAAAGTGAAAGGCAAAGCAAGAGATGGTGGCTTCCATCACCCCAGGTTCCAAGTACTGGTATTTCTGATAATGGAAGGAAGAAACTGATTTGTCAGGGGAGACTGGTGCATCAAGTGCTCAAGGCTGCAAAAGCCATCAACGAGAATGTTCTGTTTGAGATGCCAGTGTCGACCATCATCAGGGATGCACTTCCTAAG TCTGGAAAGGCTAGCCTGGGGGATGATCTATACAAGGTGTTATCAGCGGAGACAACCTCAACTGAGGACATCTTTAGATCCCTGAGTTTGAAATCAGAGCATGATGCTCTTGAGTGCATTAATAGATTGGAAGCTGCTGCACTCGCATGGAAAGAGAAGATTGCGGAACAAGTGAATGGCAAATCACCAACCAGAACATCATGGTCATTCATCAAGGACCCAATATCCGAGCTGGATAAGATCGAGTGGTCATTGGATCGGGCGGAGTCTTTGATTCAGGTTCTCAAGACTAAATATCCAAACCTTCCCAACACATTCCTGGAAGTCaccaaaattcaatatggcaaG GATGTCGGGCACTCGATATTGGAAGCATATTCTCGCGCTCTGAGAAACGTAGCTTTCAGCATTCTGTCCAGAATACAAGACATACTGCAAGAGGATTCCCTGAGCAACCCCAACTCGCCGGCCGTCTCTCCCTGCTTCTCGGGGCTGAACTTTGCTGGCGTTCCCGACAGTCCAGTAATCAGCCATCGGGTGAGGCACTCGCTGATCAATCAGATGAATACGGCTGAGGCACGACACAGCGACTCGTCCGCGGTCGGCACCTCCGACTTGGAGGCTTCGTTCAGTGAACGCAAGACGAGCTCCTTCACGGGGACGCCCGGTAGGAACCGTGTATGGTGCATCAGGAGAGAGGCTTGTAGCACCGTATCTCCAATGAGCTCCCCTTGA